Below is a genomic region from Persicimonas caeni.
CACAACATCATGCATGCTCACATAACGCCACCACCCTCGAAACAGCTTCAGCACCGCAAAAATCGTGAGCTTGACGCCGATAACGACGGGCAACAAGTGCCACATCGACTGTTGGTATTTGATGGGGATGTCGAAGTCGAACCGGATCGCGAACGCGCCCACGAAAGCCGCCGCGAATACCAGCAGATGAAACGCCGCGATCAACAGGACTCGAATGCTTCGGGGGAGGCCTGGAAGCTCGAGAAACCAATCGGCAGTTTTACGCATAAAGGTCGCTACAACTTACGGAGCGGGAAACGGCGCGAGCGCGCCTGCGACTTGATCATCTTAAAAAAGAATGTCGCGTTCTTCCAACAGAGCAGTAAAACATATGAATTGAGCGGCGTTGCTCCACACGTACCATAGATCTGTGCGATGCCTTCTCGCTCTTCACGGTATCCAATTCTCCACAAACCATCGATACGTCCGCTCCACGCCCTCTCGAAGCCCCACCTTCGCTTCCCAGCCCAGTCCGTTGAGCTTGCTCACATCGAGCAGCTTCCGCGGCGTACCGTCCGGCTTCGACGCATCGTTGACGATCTCCCCCTCGAATCCGACCACATCCGCCACCAACTCGGCGAGCTCGCGAATCGAGATGTCCTCGCCCACGCCGATATTGGTCAGTTCGACCTCGTCGGTCTCCTCGAGCAGATAAACGCACGCGTCGGCGAGGTCGTCGACGTACAGAAACTCGCGCCTGGGCGAGCCCGTACCCCACATCACCACCTCGTCGTCACCCTGCACCTTCGCCCGATGGAACTTGTGGATGAACGCCGGCAGCACGTGGCTCGTCTCCAGGTCGAAGTTGTCGCCCGGGCCGTACAGGTTGGTGGGCATCACGCTCAGATACCGAGTGCCGTACTGCGCGTTGAACGCCTCGCACATCTTGATGCCGGCGATCTTGGCGATGGCGTACGGCTCGTTGGTCGGCTCGAGCGGGCCGGTGAGCAGGTGGTCTTCGCGCATCGGCTGGGGGCACTCGCGCGGGTAGATGCAGCTCGACCCCAAGAACAACAGCCGCTCGACGCCTGCTCGGCGCGCCGCGTCGATAAGGTTCGTCTGGATGAGCAGATTGTCCCTGATGAATTCGCCGCGGTAGGTGTTGTTGGCGAGGATGCCCCCGACCTTGGCGGCCGCGTCGATGACGAAGCCGGGCTTATCTTGTTTCGCAAAACTCTGGGCGAAGAAGGCCTCGACGTCGGCTTGACGGGTGAGGTCGAGTTCAGAGGAGCGTCGGGTGACGATATCTTCGTAGCCGGCGTCCTGCAGGCGGCGGACGATGGCGGAGCCGACGAGGCCGGTGTGGCCGGCGACGTAGACTTTGGCGGACGCGGTCATGCGCGCGTGTTTGGTCATTGTTTTTCCTTTTCGCTATCCCTTGCTTTCTGGCGGGGCCCCTCCGTCGGCTTGGCTACGCCGCGCCGACACCTCCCCTGGCGCAGGAAAGCGCGCTGGGGAGGGGGATTGCGGGGAAGCAGCGTGGTTCTGGATCAATCGACGCCCTGCTCGATCACGTCGTAGCCCGCCTCGCGAAGCGTCACCAGCCGCGAGACCATCCCTAGGTCGTGGTCGACCATGATCTCCACGAGCTTTTTGACGTCGGTCTCCGCCTCCCAGCCGAGCTTCTCTTTGGCCTTGGACGGGTCGCCGATGAGCAGATCGACCTCGGTGGGGCGGAAGTAGGCGGGATCGACCTCGACGAGCAGGTCGCCGGTCTCGGCGTGGTAGCCCTTCTCGTCGACGCCCTCGCCTTCCCAGCGGATGGGCATGCCGGCGTGCTCGAATGCCCAGGCGGTGAACTCGCGCACCGAATACGTCTCGCCGGTGGCAATGACGTAATCGTCGGGACCGTCGGCCTGGAGCATCAGCCACATCGCTTCTACATATTCAGGGGCATAGCCCCAATCGCGGCGAGCGTCGAGATTTCCCAAATAGAGACGCTCCTGCACACCGTGCTTGATGCGGGCGACGGCTCGGGTGATCTTACGAGTGACGAATGTCTTGCCGCGCCGCGGGCTCTCGTGGTTGAAAAGGATCCCGTTAGAGGCGTGTAGGCCATAGGCTTCGCGGTAGTTGACCGTAATCCAGTAGGCGTACAGCTTGGCAGCAGCGTAGGGTGATCGCGGGTAGAACGGCGTTTGTTCGTTCTGTGGCGTCTCCGCCACCTTGCCGTACATCTCACTGGTCGAGGCCTGATAGAACTTCGTGGTGACCCCGGTCTCCTTGATCGCGTCGAGTAGCCGAAGGGTGCCGAGAGCGTCCACCTGTGCGGTGTACTCGGGCACTTCGAATGAGACTTTGACGTGGCTTTGAGCAGCGAGGTTGTAGATCTCGTCCGGCTCGATTTTCTCAATGAGACGCGACATGTTCGACGAGTCGGTCAGATCGCCGTAATGCAGGAAAAGCTGCTGTGCTTCGGTATGTGGATCTTCGTAAACATGCTCGATGCGCTGCGTGTTGAACGAACTCGATCGACGAATGATCCCATGCACCTCGTAACCTTTCTCCAGGAGAAGCTCGGCAAGATACGACCCGTCTTGGCCGGTGATGCCGGTGAGGAGGGCGGTCTTCTTCGTCACAATCTGATCCGTTTTGCTGGGCAAAGGAGAGGTTCACCACGGGGAGCACGGTGCCCACAGAGGAAAAACAAAATGCATCTCTCCGTGTTCCCCGTGTGCCCGTGGTGAAAATGTTGTTTACGCCGTCTGCGGCTTTACCACCGCCTCGCGCATCATGGTCAGATACCCACCCTGCTCGAGGAAGTCGACGATCTTGGCCGCGCTTTTCGCAGCGCTCTCGTCGGTCACCGTATCGATGACGATCTCGGGATTTTCCGGCGCCTCGTACGGCGCGCTGATGCCCGTGAAGTTGTCGATCTCGCCGGCGCGTGCCTTCTCGTACAGGCCCTTGGGGTCGCGCTCCTCGCACGCCTCGACCGAGGCGTCGACGTGGACTTCGATGAATTGGCCGTCTTCCATCGACTCGCGCACCCGGTCGCGCACGCGCTGGTAGGGCGAGATGAACGCCGAGACGACGATGGTGCCGGCGTCGACGAAGAGCTTCGAGACCTCGCCGACGCGGCGGATATGCTCGTCGCGGTCGGCGGCCGAGAAGCCGAGGTCGGCGCCCAGGCCGTGGCGCACGTTGTCGCCGTCGAGGATGTAGGTGTGGATGCCGCGGCGGTGCAGCTGCGACTCGAGCTCGACGGCGATGGATGATTTGCCCGCGCCCGAAAGCCCGGTGAGCCACACGCACGCGCCGCGGTGGCCGTTGAGGCGCTCGCGATCTTTGCGGGCGACCTTGCCCTCGTGCCAGAAGATATTCTCCTGGTGGAGCTCCGGCTCGAGCACGATGCCGCCGCCGGCGACGTCGTACTCGTCGACGATGACAAACCGGCCCACCTCCGGGGTCTGGTCGTGGCGCTCGACGGCGATGGGGCGCTTGGTCTCCAAGATCACCTCGGCGACGTCGTAGCGCTCGATGTTGTCGCGGTCCTCGCTGACGACCTCGAGGGTCGACCCGTCGATGATGCGCACGACCTCGCGGATGGTGCACTCGACCTCTTGGGTGGCGAGCTTGAGCTTGTAGGGCCGGTTGGCCAGCAAGTCTTGCTTGCCCATCCAGAAGACATTGGCCCGAAAGCGCGAGGTCTCCTCGGGCGCTTCGGCCGCGTGGCTTGCCACATGACCGCGCTCCACAAAGATCTGCTCGTCGAGGGTCACGCCGATGGACTCGCCCGCATGGGCGGTGTCGCTGGCGGGCGCGCTCCACCGCTCGATGGTCTGCACGCGGGCGGTCTTGCCGTGGGGGGTGAACACGAGCTCGTCGCCCACGTTGAGCGTGCCGGCTTCGACGCGGCCCGCCAGGATGCGCCGCTCGTCGAAGCGGTAGACGTCCTGGATGGGGAAGCGAAGCGGGCGGTTTTCCAGGGTCTTCGGCGTCTCGAAGGCGTCCAAGACTTGGACGACGTTCGGTCCGTCATACCAAGCCATGTTCTCGGCAGGCTTCGAGGCGACGTTGTCGCCTTCGCGCGCCGAGATGGGGATGAACGAGCTCGGCTCGATGCCGATCTCGTTCAAGAACTCGGTGTACTCCGAGATGATATTCTCGAAGCGCTCCTGGTCGTAGTCGACCAGGTCCATCTTGTTCACGACCACGGTCACCTGCTCGATGCCCAGCATGCTGAGCATGTGGCAGTGGCGCCGGCTCTGCTCCTGGATGCCCTCGTCAGCGGCGATCAGGAGCAGGGCGGCGTCGGCCTGAGCGGCGCCGGTGACCATGTTCTTCAAGAACTCTTTGTGCCCCGGCGCGTCGATGATCGTGTACGGACGCTTGTCCGACTCGAACCAGATTTGCGCCGTGTCGATGGTGATATTCTGGTTGCGCTCGGCCTGCAGCGCGTCCATCAAAAACGCCCACTCGAAGGGGACGCCGCGGCGCTCGCAGGTCGCCTTGATGGCCTCGTATTTGCCCTCTTCGAGGGAGTCGGTCTCGTACAGAAACCGGCCCACGAGGGTCGACTTGCCGTGGTCGACGTGGCCGACGATGACGATTTTTAGCGGTGTGGTCTCGGATTTCATGTATGTTTTGCGTGTGTTCGTTTGGGTTGCTGGGGCCCCCCATCCGCCCTTCGCTTCGCTACGGGCACCTTCCCCCAGGGGAAGGGATGCCTTAGCGCGCCTGAACAGAGTTGCTTTCCGCAGGGGCAGCCCTTCCCCGTGGGGAAGGTGCCGAGCGCGTAGTACAGCGCGAGGCGGATGGGGGGCGTCAGAAAGCTACGCCTTACAACGTCGCCCTTACATATACCCACTGGCGCGCAACAGCTCGAAGGCGTCCTCGGACTCCTGGTCCTGGGCGCGCGTCGAGCGCTCGCTGACCTTCGTCGCCTTGAGTTCGGCGATGATGTCGGGGACGGTGTTGGCGGTCGAGGCGATGCCGTCGGTGCACGGCGCGCAACCCAAGCTACGGTAGCGCATGGTGCCGTCGTCGCTGCTGTCGGCGAAGTACAGGCTCAGCGTGGGAATGCGCTCGCGGTCGATGTATTCCCAGATATTGACCTCGGTCCAGTGCAGAAGCGGGTGGATCCGCAGATGCGTGCCCGGCTCGAAGTCGGTCTTGAACTGGTCCCACAACTCGGGCGGCTGGTCCTTGAAGTCCCAGGCGAAGTCCTTGTCGCGCGGCGAGAAGTAGCGCTCCTTGGCGCGCGTGCCCTCTTCGTCGCGGCGGATGCCCAGGAAGATCGCGTGCATGTCATTGGCCGCGATCAGGTCCTGCAGGGCGTCTTTTTTGAGCATCGAGCAGCACTCGACGCGCGTGGCGTTGCCCACCGGGAAGGTGTTGCCGGCCTCGATCTCGGCCTTGTTCTGCCCCACCCGCAGATCCAGGTTCCACTGGTCGGCGAGCTCGTCCCGAAACTGAATCATCTCGGGGATCTTGTAGCTCGTATCGACGTGCATGACCGGGAAGGGCACGTGGCCGAAGAACGCCTTGCGCGCCAGCCACAGCAGCACGCTCGAGTCCTTGCCCATGCTCCACAGCATGCCCAGGTTGTCGAATTTGTTGAACGCCTCGCGAATGATGAAGATGCTCTGCGCCTCCAACTCGTCGAGATGGCTGTAATCAGGCATCTCGTCGGGCGACGAAAAGCGATCGACCTCGTCGAGGTGCGACAGCGGATTGCGATCCGACACGGTGTCGGTGACGGTCATGGGTACTTCCCTTGAATTGTCTGAAGCTTATGTGCGTCGTGCGTGATCACGCAATTTGAAACGCCCCCGTGCTAACTTCGCGGTATATTGACGTTTTGGGGTGGATAAGTCAATTGAGTCTCGTCTACACGCCTGTAGCTGCTGATAAGGATCATATCTTTGATGAGTCAAGCCGCTCCAACGCTACATCACCGACGTAGCTACCGAGCGATTGGCCGCCGCGCTGGCGACGGGGCGCTTCGAGCCCACGAGCGACTACGCCTATACCGCCGACGCCGACGCAGTGTGCATTGGCGTGGCCACACCGCTCAACAAGACTCGTCAGCCCGATCTTTCATTTATCCACGCCGCCCTCGACATGCTCGCCGTCCACCTGCGCGAGCCATGCCTGTTGGTGCTCGAGTCGACGACGTTTCTCGGCACCACCGAAGAGGTCGTCGCCCCCCAAGCTCGCCCATGCGGGCGCTGATATTTTTGTGGCCTTCAGCCCCGAGCGCGTCGATCCCGGCAACCCCGACTACCACATCGGCAACACCCCCAAGGTCGTCGGCGGCGTCGACGAAGCCTCGACGGAACTGGTGAACGCCCTCTACGAGCAGATCATCGACGAGGTCCACCCGGTCAAAAGCACCACCGAAGCCGAAATGGTCAAGCTCCTCGAGAACACCTTCCGCGCGGTCAACATCGCGCTGGTCAACGAGATGGCGATCATGTGCGACCGTATGGACATCGACATCTGGGAGGTCATCGAAGCGGCGAGCACCAAGCCGTTCGGATTCATGCCGTTTTACCCGGGGCCAGGGATCGGTGGACACTGTATCCCCCTCGACCCCTCATACCTGAGCTGGAAGGCCAAGTCGGTGGGCTTTCACAACCGGTTCATCGAGCTCGCCACTGACCTGAATACCAACATGCCCATGTTTGTGGTCGACAAACTGGTCCGGCTGTTGAACGAGCAGGGCAAGGCGGTCAAAGGGGCGAAGATCTTGCTGCTAGGCATGGCGTATAAGGCCAATGTGCATGACACCCGGGAGTCGCCGGCGATCGATATCTAGCGCCTGTTGGATACATGGGGGGCGGATTTGGCGTATCTCGATCCGTTTGTGCCGGTAGTAGAAGAGTTGGGAGGGGTGAGGAGTGTGGAGTTGACGGAGGCGGTGGTGGCGGAGAGTGATGCGGTGGTGGTAGTGGTGGCTCATGGGAGGGTGGATTATGAGGTGGTGGCGTATCAAGGGAACCTCGTGTTGGATACGCGAAATATTCTCTGCCGCTTCCCGCTCCAGATCAGTCGACTGTAGAGGCTAGCACCCATGTCATTGCGACTTCTTGCCAATTCACCAATCCTCATTACGGGCTCTCATCGAAGCGGAACGACGTGGGTAGGCAAAGTACTATCTCAGCCAAGACGTTTGCACTACGTCCACGAGCCTTTCAACGTCAACGCGGCTGGCTTCGCCGAACTCGAGCACTGGTACACCTACGTCTGCGCAGACAACGAACACCGCTGGGCCGCCGCTTTCGAGACGCATATGGGGATGGCGTTCAACCCATGGCTGCGGACGCGATTGGCCTCCCGCGTCTCGCTGACCCGCCAGGGACAATCGGCGCGCGCCTTCGTCTACAACCGTCTGCCCGGTTGCCACGTGATCCTCAAAGATCCGCTCGCATTTTTCTCGTCGGAGTGGCTCTCGCAGCGCTACGGCTTTCAGGTCGTGGTATTGGTACGTCACCCCGCCGCCTTTGCAGGAAGCCTCAAACAGCGCAGCTGGGATTTTCCGTTCGCACACCTACGGGATCAACCGCTGCTGATGCGGGACTTTCTATCGGAGTATCGCACACAGATTGAGGACTTCGCTGACCGACGACACGACATAATCGACCAAGCGGCACTGCTCTGGAACCTCATCTATGGGACGGCGGCGAAGCTTCTCGAGCGCCACCCTAATTGGAATGTTGTGCGCCACGAAGATCTATCGCGCGAGCCCGTCGCCGAATTTCGCACGCTGGCTTCACGCTTGGGGGTGCCATTTACTCGCGCCTCGCAGCATTTCCTTGAGCGCACGAGCGCGGCGAGCAATACGGTCGAGACGGCGAAGCCGCACCAGCTGGCCCGAGACAGCCGCTCGAATGTATGGTCATGGACCCAACGGCTCAGCCCCGAGGAGATTGCGCGAGTGCGCGGGCAAACCGAAGCAACTGCCAGACACTGGTACGGTCCAATTGATTGGCAGCCCCCGATGTGAGTTCAGACTACCGCAATCGAGTTGGTTGTGGATGGCGCGACTTTTGCCCTATCGCCGGATTATGCGTGCCGATGAGTCGCTATTTACAAACGATAAGATGTTGCTCTTAGCCACCACGCCGGCTGAGAATCTCCTCGTAGAGTTCGGTATACTCGGAGGCGACTGTCCGGATGCCATAGCGGAACTGCGCTGTCTCGAGACTCGCTTCTGACAGGCGCGCCAGCCGTTCGTCCTCTTCGAGGCACCATAGAATTCCTTCGGCGAGCCTCTCAGAGTGACCGGTGGGCGCCAAGAAGCCATTCTCCCTATGAGCGATAATGTCAGCCGGGCCTCCGGTATTAAATGCGACCACAGGCGTCTGGCAGGCCATTGCCTCGATGACTGTTTTTCCAAACGCCTCTTCGAGGGACGGCACCACCATCACGTCTGCCGCGCTGTAGGCGAGCCGAAGCCTCTCATCGTTGTCGATATAACCGAGGTGGACGCTTGGCAGCGGCAACTCCAACGGGGTCCCCTGACCGAAGACGACTACACTAATGTCCTCGGCCTTCGAGGTCTGCGCGATCCTCTCGAGGGCCTCTAGGAGTTGCCGACCACCCTTGCGAGACTCCCGAGCGTTCATTGCCCCGAACAAAACAAGCTTACCATCGACAGGCAACCCGAGCTTGCGGCGCGCTGCTGCCGCTGGCTCGGGGTAGAAAGTGTCGAGGGAAACGCCGTTGGGGATGACTCGCACTGGGTAATCACGCAGCAGGCTGCTAGCGCGTATGCAGTCGGCCATCCACTCGCTCGGCGCCACTAGATGCACATCCAAATCGCGCCAGCAATGTTTTTTCCATCGCCACACCAGGTGGCTGAGATCATAGGAGAAGTCGCCGCGCAACTGCGGGCAAGCGCCACACTGGTAGTGATAGCCGCTGCACTGCTCGGAGTAGTGACATCCGCCGGTGAAGGGCCACATATCCCGAATCGTCCAGACCAAGGGGGCCTCGATGCGTGGCACCGAAGCAATCGGTACAAACTCCCGACCAACCCAGTGGAGATGGACGAGATCCGCACCGAACTCGTTGATCGTCTCACTGATCGTATTCGGCACGAGTTGTAGCGACCAGAATCCCCCTCTATCCTTATGTTTGAGACGCCGAAGGAGTCGATAGAGGCGTCGACTGACCCGCTGATGAACCTGCCAGCCGAGCGTGTCAGGAACGGCCTCGGCGGCCAGAGCCGACTCCTCTTTGGGGCGGCTCAGAAAACTCGAATCCACCCCCGCGGCACGCAGAGCCTGGTGCAGCCAGTAGGCTCCCCTGGCTGCACCGCCCGAAAGGTGGGAGTTGACGTGAACAACTCTCGTCATAAAGGTGTTTTCTACTGTGTAGCCGGGCTCAAGGATCTGACTTGAACATCACGAAGAAAATCTCAGGCATCTCTCAAACTCTCCAGCGCGTGCTAAAGCGGCCGGTCTCCGAGCTGCTGATGGTTCAGAACGACGTTCTCGCAATGCAACGTCTCCAGCCGTTATACTCCGAGTTCATCC
It encodes:
- a CDS encoding GDP-L-fucose synthase family protein; translation: MTASAKVYVAGHTGLVGSAIVRRLQDAGYEDIVTRRSSELDLTRQADVEAFFAQSFAKQDKPGFVIDAAAKVGGILANNTYRGEFIRDNLLIQTNLIDAARRAGVERLLFLGSSCIYPRECPQPMREDHLLTGPLEPTNEPYAIAKIAGIKMCEAFNAQYGTRYLSVMPTNLYGPGDNFDLETSHVLPAFIHKFHRAKVQGDDEVVMWGTGSPRREFLYVDDLADACVYLLEETDEVELTNIGVGEDISIRELAELVADVVGFEGEIVNDASKPDGTPRKLLDVSKLNGLGWEAKVGLREGVERTYRWFVENWIP
- the gmd gene encoding GDP-mannose 4,6-dehydratase, which encodes MTKKTALLTGITGQDGSYLAELLLEKGYEVHGIIRRSSSFNTQRIEHVYEDPHTEAQQLFLHYGDLTDSSNMSRLIEKIEPDEIYNLAAQSHVKVSFEVPEYTAQVDALGTLRLLDAIKETGVTTKFYQASTSEMYGKVAETPQNEQTPFYPRSPYAAAKLYAYWITVNYREAYGLHASNGILFNHESPRRGKTFVTRKITRAVARIKHGVQERLYLGNLDARRDWGYAPEYVEAMWLMLQADGPDDYVIATGETYSVREFTAWAFEHAGMPIRWEGEGVDEKGYHAETGDLLVEVDPAYFRPTEVDLLIGDPSKAKEKLGWEAETDVKKLVEIMVDHDLGMVSRLVTLREAGYDVIEQGVD
- the cysC gene encoding adenylyl-sulfate kinase → MKSETTPLKIVIVGHVDHGKSTLVGRFLYETDSLEEGKYEAIKATCERRGVPFEWAFLMDALQAERNQNITIDTAQIWFESDKRPYTIIDAPGHKEFLKNMVTGAAQADAALLLIAADEGIQEQSRRHCHMLSMLGIEQVTVVVNKMDLVDYDQERFENIISEYTEFLNEIGIEPSSFIPISAREGDNVASKPAENMAWYDGPNVVQVLDAFETPKTLENRPLRFPIQDVYRFDERRILAGRVEAGTLNVGDELVFTPHGKTARVQTIERWSAPASDTAHAGESIGVTLDEQIFVERGHVASHAAEAPEETSRFRANVFWMGKQDLLANRPYKLKLATQEVECTIREVVRIIDGSTLEVVSEDRDNIERYDVAEVILETKRPIAVERHDQTPEVGRFVIVDEYDVAGGGIVLEPELHQENIFWHEGKVARKDRERLNGHRGACVWLTGLSGAGKSSIAVELESQLHRRGIHTYILDGDNVRHGLGADLGFSAADRDEHIRRVGEVSKLFVDAGTIVVSAFISPYQRVRDRVRESMEDGQFIEVHVDASVEACEERDPKGLYEKARAGEIDNFTGISAPYEAPENPEIVIDTVTDESAAKSAAKIVDFLEQGGYLTMMREAVVKPQTA
- the cysD gene encoding sulfate adenylyltransferase subunit CysD, yielding MPDYSHLDELEAQSIFIIREAFNKFDNLGMLWSMGKDSSVLLWLARKAFFGHVPFPVMHVDTSYKIPEMIQFRDELADQWNLDLRVGQNKAEIEAGNTFPVGNATRVECCSMLKKDALQDLIAANDMHAIFLGIRRDEEGTRAKERYFSPRDKDFAWDFKDQPPELWDQFKTDFEPGTHLRIHPLLHWTEVNIWEYIDRERIPTLSLYFADSSDDGTMRYRSLGCAPCTDGIASTANTVPDIIAELKATKVSERSTRAQDQESEDAFELLRASGYM
- a CDS encoding nucleotide sugar dehydrogenase, whose protein sequence is MAFSPERVDPGNPDYHIGNTPKVVGGVDEASTELVNALYEQIIDEVHPVKSTTEAEMVKLLENTFRAVNIALVNEMAIMCDRMDIDIWEVIEAASTKPFGFMPFYPGPGIGGHCIPLDPSYLSWKAKSVGFHNRFIELATDLNTNMPMFVVDKLVRLLNEQGKAVKGAKILLLGMAYKANVHDTRESPAIDI
- a CDS encoding sulfotransferase, with amino-acid sequence MSLRLLANSPILITGSHRSGTTWVGKVLSQPRRLHYVHEPFNVNAAGFAELEHWYTYVCADNEHRWAAAFETHMGMAFNPWLRTRLASRVSLTRQGQSARAFVYNRLPGCHVILKDPLAFFSSEWLSQRYGFQVVVLVRHPAAFAGSLKQRSWDFPFAHLRDQPLLMRDFLSEYRTQIEDFADRRHDIIDQAALLWNLIYGTAAKLLERHPNWNVVRHEDLSREPVAEFRTLASRLGVPFTRASQHFLERTSAASNTVETAKPHQLARDSRSNVWSWTQRLSPEEIARVRGQTEATARHWYGPIDWQPPM
- a CDS encoding glycosyltransferase family 4 protein, which encodes MTRVVHVNSHLSGGAARGAYWLHQALRAAGVDSSFLSRPKEESALAAEAVPDTLGWQVHQRVSRRLYRLLRRLKHKDRGGFWSLQLVPNTISETINEFGADLVHLHWVGREFVPIASVPRIEAPLVWTIRDMWPFTGGCHYSEQCSGYHYQCGACPQLRGDFSYDLSHLVWRWKKHCWRDLDVHLVAPSEWMADCIRASSLLRDYPVRVIPNGVSLDTFYPEPAAAARRKLGLPVDGKLVLFGAMNARESRKGGRQLLEALERIAQTSKAEDISVVVFGQGTPLELPLPSVHLGYIDNDERLRLAYSAADVMVVPSLEEAFGKTVIEAMACQTPVVAFNTGGPADIIAHRENGFLAPTGHSERLAEGILWCLEEDERLARLSEASLETAQFRYGIRTVASEYTELYEEILSRRGG